From the genome of Ignavibacteriales bacterium, one region includes:
- a CDS encoding VCBS repeat-containing protein: protein MIKKIFTVLLISTCTLLGQHVWTQNSFKDFSKGTFSDAGANMYVSHNGRIQAINRWDVNNDGNVDILCVNSHSLVEKLDMSIYWGNGKDFSIQNHSYIPANGPMWATANDLDNDGNMDLVVPNYSNGTWTNMDSFIYYGGLDKNYKKKKGEWAFYPFKKRVSLKSSSAQKAAVGDFNKDGYKDIVFAFSSGFWEYRDKNKKGSSNSRIYWGGKDGYSNEHFTDIATDGATDVVTSDLNNDGWLDLVFANSEGKTSYIYYGGKDGYNENNFVELPTDKASSVKVADVDNNGTQDLVFACEDSFASYAYTNIDGKFDSNRRIVFETYDAKDVVAADFNKDGFTDLFFTNHQYSLSGDPNLASRLIDSYLYFGSSNGFSNKNRQSIPTIGAWGANAADLNNDGWIDLLVCNNQEQYSYEVPSFIYWNGPEGFKETKRTPLYEHGAEGNSIADFNNDGYPDILITSMMGNSRGDYDPSYLYFGKSDGSFDEKHRIELPGREAYEQAFADLNDDGKVDVLMVNRGETNRVANEVYIYWNNENKFSTWDMSGLPSYNGLGVQVADLDRNGYLDIIVSNGGAPVNMPDKVTDGSFIYWGSDKGWPVEDRTVLPIELTRAATVCDINNDSFLDLVFGNQKKGGLATIFYGDGTRNYSIKNSVQLQNSQGSGMAGVADLNKDGLLDLAFAHDKNVLIYYQDKNHKFGLPILIPVQAKTMTIGDVNNDGWLDLACPFYSGNGKRSWYSTVLLGSKNGFSINNVLKFPTDGGTGALICDFNHDGFNDIFFYCHRADGSYDEINDYSDHHTNSLLYWGSPNGFSDKNVLKIPSVGAHYNMGVDVGNISDRKNTYSYFSSTYNSDNSKPVSINWQAETPSKTSIKFQLRSADSEKDLAGAEWRGPSGINSYYTTQNKQIKNISGKWLQYRAVFNMDNGADTPVLKSVEIKFKN, encoded by the coding sequence ATGATTAAAAAGATTTTCACCGTATTATTGATAAGTACATGCACTTTATTGGGTCAGCATGTCTGGACGCAGAACAGCTTTAAAGATTTTTCGAAGGGTACTTTTAGTGATGCCGGGGCCAATATGTATGTTTCTCATAACGGCCGCATTCAGGCAATCAATCGCTGGGATGTAAACAATGATGGGAACGTAGACATTCTTTGTGTAAACTCTCATTCGTTAGTCGAAAAACTGGATATGTCAATTTATTGGGGTAACGGCAAAGACTTTAGCATACAGAATCATAGCTATATTCCTGCTAATGGTCCAATGTGGGCTACCGCGAATGATTTGGATAATGACGGTAACATGGATCTTGTTGTGCCGAATTATTCAAACGGCACCTGGACTAATATGGACTCATTCATTTATTACGGCGGCCTGGATAAAAACTACAAAAAGAAAAAAGGAGAATGGGCGTTCTATCCTTTCAAAAAGAGAGTATCATTAAAAAGTTCATCTGCTCAAAAAGCTGCGGTTGGTGATTTTAATAAAGACGGTTACAAGGATATCGTCTTTGCTTTCTCAAGCGGATTCTGGGAATACCGTGACAAAAATAAAAAGGGTTCATCAAACTCTAGAATTTATTGGGGCGGAAAAGATGGTTACAGTAATGAACACTTCACCGACATTGCCACAGATGGTGCGACAGATGTAGTTACATCAGACCTCAACAATGATGGCTGGCTCGATCTTGTATTTGCAAACAGCGAAGGGAAAACATCCTATATCTATTATGGAGGCAAAGATGGTTATAACGAAAACAATTTTGTCGAATTACCGACTGATAAAGCTTCTTCGGTTAAAGTTGCCGATGTTGATAATAATGGAACACAGGATTTAGTATTTGCCTGCGAGGATAGCTTTGCTTCCTATGCATATACAAACATAGACGGTAAGTTTGATAGTAACAGAAGAATTGTATTTGAAACTTACGACGCAAAGGATGTAGTAGCAGCGGATTTCAACAAAGACGGTTTTACAGATCTCTTTTTTACTAACCATCAATACTCTCTAAGTGGCGATCCAAATCTTGCAAGCCGCCTAATAGATTCATATCTCTATTTCGGTTCATCTAATGGATTCAGTAATAAAAATAGACAGTCAATTCCAACTATCGGTGCTTGGGGAGCTAATGCCGCGGATTTAAATAACGATGGATGGATTGATCTTTTAGTCTGTAATAATCAGGAACAATATTCGTATGAAGTTCCTTCTTTTATTTATTGGAATGGTCCGGAAGGATTTAAAGAAACTAAACGCACACCGTTATATGAACACGGAGCTGAAGGAAATTCAATTGCCGATTTTAATAATGACGGATATCCGGATATACTAATTACATCGATGATGGGAAATTCACGCGGCGATTACGATCCCTCTTACTTATACTTTGGAAAATCTGATGGTAGTTTTGACGAAAAACATAGAATTGAATTACCGGGGCGTGAAGCTTATGAGCAGGCTTTTGCCGATCTAAATGATGATGGAAAAGTTGATGTGCTAATGGTAAATAGAGGAGAAACTAACCGTGTAGCAAATGAAGTATATATCTATTGGAACAACGAAAACAAATTCAGCACATGGGATATGTCTGGATTGCCAAGCTACAATGGGCTTGGTGTTCAGGTAGCTGATCTGGATCGTAATGGTTACTTAGACATAATAGTCTCAAACGGAGGCGCACCGGTTAATATGCCGGACAAAGTAACCGACGGATCATTTATTTATTGGGGAAGCGACAAAGGATGGCCTGTTGAAGATAGAACCGTTTTGCCGATTGAATTAACCAGAGCGGCAACTGTATGCGATATCAACAATGATAGTTTTTTGGATCTTGTTTTTGGTAATCAGAAAAAAGGCGGACTGGCAACAATTTTTTACGGAGATGGAACACGCAACTACAGCATTAAAAATTCAGTACAACTTCAAAACAGTCAGGGCTCCGGTATGGCGGGTGTTGCCGACTTAAATAAAGACGGATTATTGGACCTTGCCTTTGCTCACGATAAAAATGTTCTCATCTATTACCAAGATAAAAATCACAAATTCGGTCTTCCAATTCTAATCCCGGTTCAAGCAAAAACAATGACAATCGGCGATGTAAATAATGACGGCTGGCTCGATCTGGCGTGTCCATTTTACAGCGGCAACGGAAAGCGAAGCTGGTATTCAACTGTATTGCTCGGCAGTAAAAATGGGTTCAGCATCAACAACGTTTTAAAATTTCCTACCGATGGCGGCACCGGCGCATTGATATGCGATTTTAATCATGACGGATTTAACGATATTTTTTTCTATTGCCATCGTGCGGACGGAAGTTATGATGAAATAAATGATTACAGCGATCACCACACTAATTCGCTTTTATACTGGGGAAGCCCAAATGGTTTCTCAGATAAAAACGTACTTAAGATACCAAGTGTTGGCGCTCATTATAACATGGGAGTCGACGTTGGGAATATTTCAGATAGAAAAAACACGTACAGCTATTTTTCATCAACATATAATTCAGATAATTCCAAACCCGTTTCCATTAACTGGCAAGCAGAGACTCCATCTAAAACTTCAATTAAATTTCAACTCCGTTCAGCCGATTCCGAAAAGGATCTTGCAGGCGCAGAATGGCGAGGACCTTCTGGGATTAATTCATACTATACAACGCAAAACAAACAAATAAAAAATATTTCCGGTAAGTGGCTCCAATACAGAGCGGTGTTTAATATGGATAATGGTGCAGATACGCCGGTGCTAAAAAGTGTAGAAATCAAATTTAAAAACTAG
- a CDS encoding VCBS repeat-containing protein, which translates to MISRAITFVLFFSCLLMGQNVWKQNNFMDFAEGQFLDAGSNCYVSAKGRIQIITRWDFNNDGNLDFFLPAGHGQTEKENTYIYLNNGTDIDARSRIDLPGGGSRDGLIADFNKDGLNDLAVVNYRDSHVPKVPTWVYYGTKNGFTPSNRTELPAAEGTAVVAGDFNGDSWLDLAVGCQYYGDNEDESVPRKSFIYWNSPSGFSANNHTDIAYSGQGAVALASKDLDGDGIDDLVFLTKENLYLLLSSKDAFKNINNAVSLKVKGEAVVIGDINKDRKYDIAVCTKDGVLILKGKGNGSYELTDSILLPVSHASDVALLDLDKDGFDDVVAANLETEGGATWTNSYVFYSDGKDFSTRKPLALPTLGASGVSCGDLNNDGYPEIVFSNQYVINENDLLSYVYWNDKGTFRFENHTQLPTQGSIANTIGDVNDDGLPDLIFFNDSGYMKDGAAISTLYWGDGTRNFSKERITEFNTHQIFGFGSADLDDDGNVDIIMALQKFIANIKHDQGGLGIKWNKDGTFDEQTNLTMKVAYGGVRIADINRDGYLDILGSGSCIDLNNPEKHGFPIFWGSAKGYSFKNRSVLHITRDRMRGPLLMDLNNDGWLDIAGQLEFGKVRFWWGGKDGFSDDRFTDLTLPRNDELMYIQGSDFNKDGWIDLLLPHRGNPDGTESTSYIYYGSPNGYNNNNMIQIKSYVPYQNSIADFNNDGWLDIFLASYGGEVSGNRPSLIYWGSKDGFKTDRTELETYGSSGSCALDFDGDGWLDLLICDHRRAGSYIEPEPHRHTCPSLLYWGGPNGFSKNNRSEFMAVGPSGLNLRDPGNSYDRGLYEDYFSSIHQLSKNEIPSSIKWEAETPFGTSVNFQIRVADSENEIQTAEWQGPSGTNSWYTKTGSEIKGLNGKFIQYCARLITPNDAATPYLTSVEIAFSKR; encoded by the coding sequence ATGATTTCTAGAGCGATCACATTTGTTTTATTTTTTTCTTGCTTGTTAATGGGGCAAAATGTCTGGAAGCAAAATAATTTTATGGATTTTGCTGAGGGGCAATTTTTAGATGCCGGCAGCAACTGTTACGTCTCTGCCAAAGGAAGAATTCAGATTATTACAAGATGGGATTTTAATAATGATGGTAACCTGGATTTCTTTCTGCCAGCCGGTCATGGTCAAACCGAGAAAGAAAATACATATATCTATTTGAATAATGGAACTGATATTGATGCCCGCTCCCGGATAGATTTACCGGGCGGCGGATCGCGTGATGGTTTGATTGCCGACTTTAATAAAGACGGTTTGAATGATCTCGCGGTTGTAAATTACCGCGATAGTCATGTTCCAAAAGTTCCAACATGGGTTTACTACGGGACTAAAAATGGTTTTACTCCCAGTAACAGAACAGAATTGCCTGCAGCTGAAGGTACTGCAGTAGTTGCGGGAGATTTCAATGGTGATTCATGGTTGGATTTAGCAGTCGGATGCCAGTACTATGGTGATAACGAAGATGAAAGTGTTCCGCGTAAAAGTTTTATCTATTGGAATTCACCGTCGGGATTCAGCGCAAATAATCATACTGATATTGCTTATAGCGGTCAAGGTGCAGTGGCATTAGCCTCTAAGGATCTTGATGGAGACGGAATTGATGATCTTGTTTTCTTAACTAAAGAGAATTTGTATTTGTTGTTGTCTTCGAAAGACGCATTTAAAAATATAAATAATGCGGTTTCACTGAAAGTCAAAGGCGAGGCAGTAGTAATTGGTGATATAAATAAAGATAGAAAATATGATATAGCAGTCTGTACAAAAGATGGAGTTTTGATTCTAAAGGGGAAAGGCAATGGTAGTTATGAATTAACTGATTCAATTTTATTGCCGGTAAGTCATGCAAGCGATGTTGCTCTTTTGGATTTAGATAAAGATGGATTTGATGATGTTGTTGCAGCTAACCTTGAAACTGAAGGTGGCGCAACTTGGACTAATTCTTACGTTTTTTATTCTGATGGAAAAGATTTTTCAACTCGCAAACCTCTGGCTCTTCCAACTCTTGGAGCCAGCGGAGTTAGCTGTGGTGATTTAAATAATGACGGTTATCCTGAAATTGTTTTTAGTAATCAGTATGTGATCAATGAAAATGATTTGCTGTCATATGTTTACTGGAACGACAAAGGGACATTCCGGTTTGAGAATCACACACAATTACCAACCCAAGGATCAATAGCAAACACAATAGGTGATGTTAACGATGATGGATTGCCCGATCTAATATTTTTTAATGACAGCGGATATATGAAGGACGGTGCCGCAATCTCTACACTCTATTGGGGCGATGGAACTCGAAATTTCTCTAAGGAAAGAATTACCGAATTTAATACTCATCAGATTTTCGGATTTGGATCTGCCGACTTAGACGATGACGGCAATGTTGATATAATAATGGCTTTGCAAAAATTTATTGCGAACATAAAACATGATCAGGGCGGACTTGGAATAAAATGGAACAAAGATGGTACATTCGATGAGCAGACAAATTTAACAATGAAAGTTGCTTATGGCGGTGTTAGAATTGCCGATATAAATAGAGATGGTTATTTGGATATTCTTGGCAGCGGAAGTTGTATCGATCTGAATAATCCGGAGAAACACGGATTCCCGATATTCTGGGGATCAGCAAAAGGTTACAGTTTTAAGAACAGAAGTGTATTGCATATTACTAGAGACAGAATGCGCGGACCACTTCTAATGGATTTAAACAATGATGGTTGGCTGGATATTGCGGGACAACTTGAATTTGGTAAAGTAAGATTCTGGTGGGGCGGCAAGGATGGTTTTTCGGACGACCGTTTTACTGATCTCACACTCCCGCGTAATGATGAACTAATGTATATCCAGGGTTCAGATTTTAATAAAGACGGTTGGATTGATCTGCTTTTGCCTCATAGAGGAAATCCCGATGGAACCGAATCCACTTCCTATATCTATTACGGTTCTCCAAATGGTTATAATAACAATAACATGATTCAAATAAAATCTTATGTGCCTTATCAGAATAGTATTGCGGATTTTAACAATGACGGGTGGCTTGATATTTTTCTGGCTAGTTATGGCGGAGAAGTCAGCGGAAATCGTCCATCATTAATTTATTGGGGCAGTAAAGACGGATTTAAAACCGACCGTACCGAACTTGAAACTTACGGTTCATCCGGTTCGTGCGCATTGGATTTCGACGGCGACGGCTGGCTCGATCTTTTAATATGCGATCACCGTAGAGCAGGTTCTTATATTGAACCCGAACCTCACAGACATACTTGCCCTTCATTATTATATTGGGGCGGACCGAATGGCTTTTCAAAAAACAACAGATCGGAATTCATGGCGGTTGGACCAAGCGGACTTAATTTACGGGATCCGGGTAATAGTTATGATAGAGGATTATATGAAGATTATTTTTCTTCCATTCATCAGCTAAGCAAAAATGAAATTCCTTCATCAATAAAATGGGAAGCAGAGACACCATTTGGTACATCTGTAAATTTTCAAATTCGAGTTGCAGATTCTGAGAATGAAATTCAAACTGCAGAATGGCAAGGTCCCTCTGGTACAAATTCATGGTATACAAAAACCGGAAGTGAGATTAAAGGATTGAACGGAAAGTTTATACAGTATTGTGCTCGTTTGATAACACCGAATGATGCAGCAACACCGTATTTGACATCTGTAGAAATTGCTTTTTCAAAAAGATAA